Proteins from one Mycobacterium sp. EPa45 genomic window:
- a CDS encoding TetR/AcrR family transcriptional regulator: protein MPQKNSSSARRPAGEARRLLLAAARELFARKDYRATTTREIAEAAGVTEYLMFRHFGSKAGLFREALVVPFTTSLDDFRQTWQSVDPDHTDETELSRQFIGPLYDVLVEHQGLVLTLVASEGLSDEEIETAGIADIRRALSVLGQISAEGMSLRGLRSNQPDLPAHSTVAMIVGMVALRSTFFGSNPPSREAIIDELVQATLHGFLHRPG from the coding sequence GTGCCTCAAAAGAATTCGTCGTCAGCTCGCCGGCCGGCCGGTGAGGCGCGTCGGCTCCTGCTCGCCGCCGCGCGTGAGTTGTTCGCGCGCAAGGATTATCGCGCGACCACGACGCGGGAGATCGCCGAAGCCGCCGGGGTGACTGAGTATCTGATGTTCCGCCACTTCGGCTCGAAGGCCGGGCTTTTCCGCGAAGCGCTCGTCGTGCCGTTCACGACCTCTCTCGACGACTTCCGCCAGACCTGGCAGTCCGTCGATCCCGACCACACGGACGAGACCGAACTGTCCCGCCAGTTCATCGGCCCCCTGTATGACGTGCTCGTCGAGCATCAGGGCCTCGTGCTCACGCTGGTCGCCTCCGAAGGACTCAGCGACGAGGAGATCGAGACGGCCGGAATCGCCGATATCCGGCGGGCTCTGAGCGTGCTCGGGCAGATCAGCGCCGAGGGTATGAGCCTGCGCGGGCTGAGGTCGAACCAGCCGGATCTTCCCGCGCACTCGACCGTCGCGATGATCGTCGGCATGGTGGCGCTGCGGTCCACGTTCTTCGGCAGTAACCCTCCGTCGCGCGAGGCGATCATCGACGAGCTTGTGCAGGCCACCCTTCACGGCTTCCTGCACCGGCCCGGCTGA
- a CDS encoding mycofactocin-coupled SDR family oxidoreductase yields MTGKLEGKVAFITGAARGQGRAHAIAMAREGADIIAVDICRDIPSNPYPLASPDDLAETERSIKEIGRQVLARVADVRERHELRDAVEAGVAQFGKIDIVVANAGILPMAMGRPHDAMSFVDASDVDLLGVMNTVAVTVPHLPNGASVIITGSTAGMIRGTTDNPNMGPGGRGYGWSKRVIIEYVEEMSLALADKMIRVNAIHPTNCNTHLLQNDGMYSMFRPDLTQAGQQATREDAEPLFTIFQAMPIPYIEPEDMANLGVFLASDDSRYITGQQIRVDAGSLLKWPNGPG; encoded by the coding sequence ATGACCGGAAAGCTGGAAGGCAAAGTCGCTTTCATCACCGGAGCCGCCCGTGGCCAAGGCCGCGCGCATGCGATCGCGATGGCCCGGGAGGGCGCCGACATCATCGCGGTCGACATCTGCCGGGACATACCGTCGAACCCCTACCCGCTGGCCTCCCCGGACGACCTGGCCGAAACCGAGCGCTCGATCAAGGAGATCGGCCGCCAGGTGTTGGCCCGGGTGGCCGATGTCCGCGAACGCCACGAGCTGCGCGACGCGGTCGAGGCGGGTGTCGCTCAGTTCGGCAAGATCGACATCGTGGTCGCCAACGCCGGCATCCTGCCGATGGCGATGGGCCGCCCGCACGATGCGATGTCCTTCGTCGACGCCAGCGACGTCGACCTGCTCGGGGTGATGAACACCGTCGCGGTGACGGTGCCGCACCTGCCGAACGGCGCGTCGGTCATCATCACCGGTTCCACCGCAGGCATGATCCGGGGAACCACCGACAACCCGAACATGGGCCCCGGCGGTCGTGGCTACGGCTGGAGCAAGCGGGTGATCATCGAGTACGTCGAAGAGATGTCACTGGCGCTGGCCGACAAGATGATTCGCGTCAACGCCATACACCCGACGAACTGCAACACCCACCTGCTGCAGAACGACGGGATGTACAGCATGTTCCGGCCCGATCTGACCCAGGCGGGTCAGCAGGCCACCCGTGAGGATGCCGAGCCGTTGTTCACGATCTTCCAGGCGATGCCGATCCCGTACATCGAACCGGAGGATATGGCCAACCTCGGGGTGTTCCTCGCCAGCGACGACAGCCGCTACATCACCGGACAGCAGATTCGGGTCGATGCCGGCTCGCTGCTCAAGTGGCCCAACGGCCCGGGGTGA